CATGAAGGAGGGGGTGAGCCAGTCCCTTGAGGTTCTTGCCGATATCGGCGGCAAGGTCCAGGAGGCAGCGGTGAAAGCTGGCTACGGACCCACGGTGCGTGCGGATGCGGTCAAAAAGCTGGTCGACTCGGTGGTGAACTGGCAGAGCCGCTCCCACGAGATCATCGAGGAAATGCGCCGACAGAGCACCGCCAATGCAAGAGAGATCCGCAATGCGGTGGAAGAGAGCAAGCGTAAACTTGCCCGTCTGGCGGAAGCGGGCAAGGGCGTGGCGGTCGCCGCGCAATGAATACGGAAGCGACCTCCGCGACCGCTGGAGCGTCCGCCAAGCAGCCCCTCGACGAGATCATGCTCGCCATGGACGTGGTGGATACCCTGCGCCGGCGCGAGCGTTTGGTAAAGCGGGAGATCGAGGTGGAAGGCCGGGAGCAGGATCTTAAGGAGCGCCTGCGCAAAATTTATCAAGCCCAGGGCATTGAAGTCTCGGATCGGATTTTGGCGGAGGGAGTGGCCGCGCTCAGGGAGGATCGCTTCGTTTATAAGCCGCCGGCGGAAAGCTTCCATGTCAAGCTAGCGCGTCTCTACGTTAGCCGCAACCGCTGGGGCAAGTGGCTGCTAGGGGGGATTGGCGTTCTGATTATTGCTTGGACCGTCAATTACTTTGTTTTTGTTGCTCCGAGTAAAGCCCTGCCGGAGGAGATTGCGACCGTCCATGCAGAAGTAACCGAGATCGCCAGATCCGATCGTGCCCGGGAGCGTGCGGAGCAACTGCTGAATGCCGGGCAAACCGCGCTGGACAATGAGAATAAGGATGCCGCCCGGCAGGCGCTGCGGTTGCTGGAGGACTTGCGCACCCGTTTGGAGCAGGAGTACACGCTCCGCATCGTTAACCGGCCAAGGGAGCAGAGCGGCGTTTGGCGCGTGCCGGATATCAATACCCGTGCTCGCAATTACTACCTCATTGTCGAGGCGATCGATCCCAGCGGCAAGGTGCTCACGGTCCCCGTTACCAATGAGGAAACCGGCAAGATCGAGCGCGTTACCCAGTGGGGCTTGCGCGTGGACGAAGCGACCTTCCAGCGGGTTGCCCGCGACAAGCAAAACAACGGTATCATTGAGGAGGATCGCGTTGGCCACAAAAAGCGCGGTTACTTGAGACCGGATTACAAGATACGCACCACGGGTGGCGCTATTACCCAGTGGTAAAGGAACAGACATGATTTCTGGGCGTCAGGCACTGGCCTCTATTGACCATATCCTTAATGAAGAACGCGCTAAAATGAACCAGGCTGGGCAGAGCATCGAAATGCTTAATGCTACCCAGGTGGAATACCAACGGGAAGATGCAAGGGACTACCGTGAACTGGCAAAGATACGAATAGATCTGCTGGCTGGTGGGCAATTGGTGGAGCATCTTGAGCGGACGGAACGGCATGTTCTGGCTCTGCTGAAAAACCGGGAGGCCGCGGCGCGGGAACTCAACGAACGCATCCAGGCCGCTGAAGGCGCGCGCGTGACCCTGGAAGCAAAGCGCGCGGCCCAAGCCGATGAGGTGGACCAAGCCGCGGAGGCCGTGGACCAAGCCGAGGGAGATACCCAGAGGCGGCTGGACGCTGATCCAGACTACCAGGCTCAACGGGAACGAACGCGAGAGGCGGCGCGCACTGCCAAACATGCCGATGAGAAGGCCACTCAAAGTGAACAGGAAAAGACGCAAAAGAGTGAATCCTACCGTCATGATGCCCTGTTCATGTATCTGTGGAAGCGTCAATACGGGTTGCCGGAATATAGCGCCAATTCCTTTATCCGCTGGCTCGATGGCAAGGTTGCACAGTTGATCGGTTTTGCTGACGCCCGGGTCAACTATGAACGGTTAAACGAAATCCCCGTGCGGCTGAGGGAACATGCCGAAAGGCTCAAGGTAGTGGCGGAAGAGGAGGTTCAAGCACTCAAAATACTCGATACCAAGGCACGGAAGGCGGACGGTATCCCGGCGCTGGAACAAGCCCTGGCCCAGCAACAAAGTAAGCTTGATCACATCGATGCGCGTCTTGAGATTGGGCAGATGGAGTATCAGGAGCTGCTGGCGCGGAAGACGGCCTTTGCTGCGGGTAACGATGAACACACGCGCAAGGCGGTAGCCTATCTCGCTGCGGAGTTTCAGCGGGACGATCTTACGGAACTGCGCCGTGAAGCCCTGGCAACCCCCTTTCCGGACGATGATCTTATCGTCAATCGCCTGCTCCAGCGTGACAATGAGCGCCGCCAGCTGGAATCATCCCTCCAGAGTCTCCAGGATACGCTGGAGCAGCACCGCAAACGCCTGGCGGAGCTTGAATCGGTGCAAGCCGAATTCAAGCGCCACCGCTATGACCGCGCGGGCTCATCTTTCCGTGACGGCGCCCTCATTACCCTGATGCTTGGCAACTTTCTCAATGGCATGCTCGACCGGCGGGCGTTGTGGAAGTTGTTCCAGGAGCAGCAACGTTACCGACCCCAACATTCCGACCTGGCTTTCGGCTCCGGCGGCTTCGGCCACGGCAGCGTATGGAGTGGCGGCATTGGGGATGAGCTGGGGGGCGGCTTTAGCAGCCCTGGAGGCGGAAGATTTCGCACCGGCGGTGGCTTTGGCAGTCGCGGCGGTGGAGGCTTCCGTACCGGCGGGGGGTTTTGAACAGTGAGTAAAAAAATTTCCGCTGACAAACGGCTCTTTGTCCTCGACACCAATGTGCTCATGCACGATCCCGCGGCTATCTTCCGCTTTCAGGAGCATGATATTTATCTGCCCATGATTGTGCTGGAAGAACTGGATTCGGCCAAGAAAGGGCTCTCGGAAGTCGCCCGCAATGTACGCCAGGCAACCCGTTTTTTAGATGATTTGCTGGAGCAAATTGAATCCCCCGAGGACATTAGCCAGGGGCTCCCCTTGCCGGCCACCCTCCGCTCTGGAAACGGGAAAGCAGCAAGCGCCAGCGGACGCCTTTTTTTCCAGACCCACGCCTTGAATATCCCCCTGCCGGAAGCCATGCCGGGCCAGAAGCCCGATAACAGTATTCTCGGTACTGCTATGGCCCTGCAGGAGGTACACCCGGACCATACGGTCACCTTGGTCTCCAAGGATATTAATCTCCGCATCAAAGCCACGGTGCTGGGTATCCACGCCGAGGATTATTATAACGATAAGGTTCTGGACGATGCGGATCTGCTCTACACAGGCAGTTTTGAGCTTCCTAACGATTTTTGGGGAACCCACGGGCAGGCTATGGATTCTTGGAGTGAGGGGGGACGTACTTTTTACCGGATTAAAGGTCCCCTGGTTGAGGAATGGCACCCCAATCAATGTCTTTACCCGGGAGGGGAACACGGTTTCGAAGCCCTGGTCCGCAGCCGGGAAAAGGACACCGCTGTCATTGAGCTGGCCCAGGATTATCGTTCTTCCCGCCATACGGTCTGGGGCATTTCCGCCCGGAACCGGGAGCAGAGTTTCGCCCTTAATCTGCTTCTTGATCCGGAAATAGATTTTGTGACTCTCCTGGGAATGGCCGGGACTGGCAAGACCTTGCTCACCCTCGCCGCCGGGCTTGCCCAAACCTTGGAAACCAAGCACTATCGGGAAATTATCATGACCCGGGTAACCGTTCCTCTCGGTGAGGACATTGGTTTTCTGCCTGGTACGGAAGAAGAAAAAATGACCCCCTGGATGGGGGCGCTCATGGATAACCTGGAAGTGCTCGCCAAACCGGATATGGGCGGGGAATGGGCCCGGGCCGCCACCAACGATTTGCTGCAAAACCGGATCAAGATCCGTTCTCTCAATTTTATGCGCGGGCGCACCTTTCTTAACAAATTTATTATTCTCGATGAGGCGCAAAATCTCACTTCCAAGCAAATGAAAACCTTGATCACCCGCGCTGGGCCTGGCACCAAAATCGTTTGTCTGGGTAACATCGCCCAGATCGATACGCCCTACCTAACGGAAACCACTTCCGGTTTGACCTATGTGGTCGATTACTTTAAAACCTGGGAGCACAGTGGTCATATTACTCTGCTACGGGGGGAGCGCTCCCGCCTCGCCGATTTTGCCTCCAGTGTGCTGTAGCGCGGATTTATAACAGCACCTTAACCGTAGTTGAGAAAACCAGAATCAGAATTCGACAATAGGGTAAAAAGTAGCTAGATGAGAAGATACGCCCCAGCGCCGATACCAGAATCCCAGTAAACTATTATGGTGAACGATTCAGATATGCAGCACCTTCGACGCTGTGTAGAACTTGCAACTAAGGCACTGGAGTCGGGTGATGAGCCATTCGGCTCCGTGCTTGTGGCAGCGGACGGGGAGGTGCTTTTTGAAGACCGCAACCGGGTAGCCTCGGGAGATCGAACCCGCCATCCGGAGTTTGAGATTGCACGGTGGGCTGCCACAAACATGACCCCGGAGGCCAGAGTAGCAGCAACCGTCTATACCTCCGGTGAGCATTGTCCTATGTGCGCCGCAGCACACGGCTGG
This sequence is a window from Nitrosococcus oceani ATCC 19707. Protein-coding genes within it:
- a CDS encoding DUF6384 family protein, with the translated sequence MNTEATSATAGASAKQPLDEIMLAMDVVDTLRRRERLVKREIEVEGREQDLKERLRKIYQAQGIEVSDRILAEGVAALREDRFVYKPPAESFHVKLARLYVSRNRWGKWLLGGIGVLIIAWTVNYFVFVAPSKALPEEIATVHAEVTEIARSDRARERAEQLLNAGQTALDNENKDAARQALRLLEDLRTRLEQEYTLRIVNRPREQSGVWRVPDINTRARNYYLIVEAIDPSGKVLTVPVTNEETGKIERVTQWGLRVDEATFQRVARDKQNNGIIEEDRVGHKKRGYLRPDYKIRTTGGAITQW
- a CDS encoding PhoH family protein; translated protein: MSKKISADKRLFVLDTNVLMHDPAAIFRFQEHDIYLPMIVLEELDSAKKGLSEVARNVRQATRFLDDLLEQIESPEDISQGLPLPATLRSGNGKAASASGRLFFQTHALNIPLPEAMPGQKPDNSILGTAMALQEVHPDHTVTLVSKDINLRIKATVLGIHAEDYYNDKVLDDADLLYTGSFELPNDFWGTHGQAMDSWSEGGRTFYRIKGPLVEEWHPNQCLYPGGEHGFEALVRSREKDTAVIELAQDYRSSRHTVWGISARNREQSFALNLLLDPEIDFVTLLGMAGTGKTLLTLAAGLAQTLETKHYREIIMTRVTVPLGEDIGFLPGTEEEKMTPWMGALMDNLEVLAKPDMGGEWARAATNDLLQNRIKIRSLNFMRGRTFLNKFIILDEAQNLTSKQMKTLITRAGPGTKIVCLGNIAQIDTPYLTETTSGLTYVVDYFKTWEHSGHITLLRGERSRLADFASSVL
- a CDS encoding nucleoside deaminase translates to MVNDSDMQHLRRCVELATKALESGDEPFGSVLVAADGEVLFEDRNRVASGDRTRHPEFEIARWAATNMTPEARVAATVYTSGEHCPMCAAAHGWVGLGRIVYVSSSEQLATWLTELGVPAPPVRTLPIRKVVPNVPVEGPVPSLAEQVHELHRRFHGSS